The genome window CTTGGTCCGAAAACAAGCAGGAACCTTGTGAACCTCCTTAAAAAATGAAGAGACATCCTTGCGATCTTGAAAAAGGCTCCACTCCATAATTCCATAGTGTGTGAGCTGCAGTACGTTGGCTCCATCAGCTTTCGTGCGCCCCAACTCCGCGAGCCCGATGGCATTTGAAATGATGTCCCTCAGGCGAAGCCTTTTACCGTTCTCGGGAAATACAATACACTCACGGTATGTCCGTTTCTTGATATTCAACGCTCCGATTTGATAGCTCAAAACTTTATTCCGCAGATTTCCCAAATCATCGGTATAAGCCTGTGTCTCTGCGTCCAGAGAATAGACGATATCGTAACTGTTCCAGGGTTCAGGTATGCCGCCGAGCGCTCCGGTGATATCGACTGGGTTGTCAATAACACACTTATTGGTGAAAAACACATGTTCTGGATCGACTATGCTTTTAAATTCTCTTTCGTTGTTTTTAACTTTTGACATGATGATTCGCCTCCGAAGGTTTTTATTTGACTCCTTCAGAATTTATTTGGCGAAATAGTGTTATTCCACGAAACGGAGAAACGTGTATTCAAACCGTTTAACGGACACAAATCAATCATTTAAGGAAAAGACCTGGACAAAGCGTCCAAGAGGGCAAACAGATGCAGAAGGTGCAGAAGGTGGCGGTTGGATGGCTCCCTTTCCTTTTAAGGCGGTTTGTACACCTTTCTTCCGTACGGTTCGTTGGGATTTATAGGAAGCTTGGTATCACAGGGTTTTAGAGCCTCTTTGTCTCTTTGAAGGCCTCTGTTAACCCCGGTTTTTTACCGTTTATTTTGGCGGTTTTCGAGTTTTTACGCCAAAATTAAGCCGTCAGCCGGGCGGTTATTCCTATCTTTTAAAGGTTGTATACTGAAACTGTATACGGGACAATGTCCCTCCTGCGGGGGTGCATAGCGCTTTGTTCGGTAACGAAAAAAAGCAAAAAAGAAAGTTGAAGGCAGAGGTGGATATTTATGGACCTTAAAGATATAAAAACAAAAAGGCTGAGCGACATAGAGAAGAAGATCTTCTTCCTGACCTGGCTTAACGAGAAACTGAAGGCGGAAGGAAGCTGCGCGCTCCCTGTGCTTGTCGGCGGAAGCGCCGTACAGTTATATACCGGTGGCAACTATATGTCCATAGATATGGATATATATCTTGATGACATACTTCCGGCTACTAATCTTCTTAAAGAACACGGGTTTATTAAGACAGGAAGGCACTATTTTTCCGTTGAATACGACCTTCTGGCCGAGTTTGTAAACGGACATGTTCCTGAAAAGATAAGTGAAATAGAGTATATGGGGAAGACCGTTCTTATATCTTCTTCTGAAGAAATGATTATTGATAGGCTGAACGCTGCTAAATGGCGTAATATCCCGAAGGACCTCGAATGGGCCAGGGTAATGATATCAACGGGGGCCGGAACGGGACTGAATATGGAATATCTGCGCAGAAGAGCCGCTGAAGAAGATATAGAGGATTACCTCGAAGTTGCATTTCAAAAAAACGCCGAAATAATGGCAAAGGATCTGGATATATAATTGGGGGTGAGGATATGGAAGACAAAAGTAAGCCAATTAAATTCGAAGACCTAGGACTCTCGACGAGAGACAGACTTAAGCTTCCGAGCCGGCGCGGGCTTTCGAGCAAGCCGTGGAGCGATGACCAGATGCGTGCCTTTATTGAACGGCAAAAACACGTTCCATCGATCCTTGCTGAAATGGGTATAAGAATAATAAGGACAGTTTCGTATAGCCAGCTGAAGGAAGAATGGGTTCAGGCTGATTTCGGATCAGTATCTCTGGAAGAATAGCATCACAAATAAAAACAGTTTAGCGGTCGGCCCAAAATATTACAAAAAAAAAAGTCATAGCCCACTTGTTTAACGCTGGTCAAACGTAGTATAATTATCTGACAACAGAATAATGCACGATACCTTGGCTCTTTTCCTATTCCGTCACATTTTTTAATTTGATCCACACACACGGAGGAATAGGAACATGAAAAAAACAAACTGGGAAAAGAGCAGCGGTATGCCATTCAAACACTTTCCTGATGTCGTTTATCCTTCTGTATTCGATATTTATGTTGGTGTTTATTTTTTTTGCATTACGAGAAAATGCCTTTGGATCCCGCCAATACAGCAAATCCCATCAGATCTCCTTAATAATTCATAACACATCATGATCAACGGCGTGCTTTTGACAAACTCATTTTAATGTCAAATGTAACTGTAGTTCTCTATATTTATTGAGGAGGGTTTCAGCATGGAGAAAAAACTTGACAGAAGCGGTGTCCTGATAACGGGTGGCTTCAAGGATCTGGTGCACGAAATAGCTCAGTTGACCGAGATGGCCGGTGGTTGGAGGAACTTCTATACAGACGATCCCGCTGATACTATGCAGACAGTTTTCCTCTGGTCACGCCTGAGGGACGAGAGTATGGGACTTTTCGACGATGTTCCGAACACCCTCCTTAAAAGGCTGGAAATATGGGGTGATTCGATCGATGAGAAAGTCGACAGAGACGACATCCTTCAGGTATATCACGGGGTTTTGGTAGACGGTCTGGTCCACAGCAAGCCGATGATACGCTTTCGGGTCACCCCCGATAACGATTATTTTCTGCTTGATTACGAAACGGACTTCCCCGAAGATGGCAGCATGGCTCCCAAGATATTGCAGGGGCATGATGCCGTTGACATCACACAGGACTGGATTTTTGAGATGGGCAGTTTCCACGGGTTCGTTTGAAAAATCGTCGTTGGCAGGCAAGCCCGACAAGGGGTGAAATCCCTTGTCGGGCATCTGAAAGTTTTAGAATAAATAGGTTTGAGGATCTTGAGATAAATTTAATAAAAATATTTAATAAAAATAGGCTTGACTATTTCTACTATTTATAGTAAGCTCAAGTATTGCTTAAACAACAAGCATGAATATTTCAACGTTGTATAATGTCCGGTGTTCCGCAGCCGAAAATGCGAAATCTCCTAAGGCCGACGGCGCTGCCTTAATAAGCGCGAAAGAAACGAACGGTGCTCCGCTGCCGTACAATAAATGCGGACTTTAATTAATCCGCGGGAGAATTATTTCTCTCCTGAGGAATTAAAAGAATCAGACGGAAAGGAACGTGCAGGGCATGAGACTTATCATCACAGGAGATACGCACGGAGACCCGGTCAAAAGATTCAGGGCTGTCATGGACAGTATTAAGGCGAACGAGGATACCGAATATACCTTTACAAAAAACGACCTGATGGCCGTGGTCGGCGACTTCGGTGTCATCTGGGGTCCCGATACGCCCAAGCAGGGACGGATAGAAAACAGGATCCTTGACGAGCTCGAAGCCATGCCGTTCACCACTGTGTTTATCGACGGGAACCACGAGAACTTCGACCGCCTCCGCGCCTTCCCGGAAGAGGAACGTTTCGGAGGCAAGGTCGGTGTCTTGAGGTCTTCGGTCCTCCACCTGAAACAAAGGGGGCATGTCTATGATTTCGGTGGCATGAAGACCTGGTGTTTCGGCGGCGGAATTTCCATAGACAAGATCCTGCGCAGGGAAGGTACTTCCTGGTGGGCGGCGGAGGAACCGAGTAAAGAGGAATATGAATACGGGATCAGCCAGCTTGAAGCAAACGGCTGGAGGGTAGATATGGTGCTTACCCACGCCGCGCCGACAAGGGCACTGGACTCACTTGATCTCAAACCCCTTCTCACAAAGGACCTGGGGTATGAACCAAACCTTTACGATCCGCTTTCTCCGTACTTTGAGCAAGTGACGGAGAGGCTGGATTTCGACAGATGGTCTTTCGGACATTACCATAAAGACGATCCGGAACTAAGTCCCATTGAAGACTTCATTTCGGCGCCGGACGGACATAAGTCCTACTCAGCCCTTTATTCCATGGCTCTGGTGTATGAGATCTTCGATCAGACGGTATTTCCTGAAAATGATTTGAAGATAGCGTAGTTATAATATTTAGTCGGTATTATTTAAAAGAGAGGGGGCTTAAATCGCTCCCTCATTGATATCTTTTAAATCTGAAGAATAAGAGTTCAAAACGAGTATCATTACTCATTTTTCCTCACCTTTAAAAAGCGCTTTTTGCGCGAACCGGATCACGGCAGCCCTTAACTACGGAGGATAATTTCAATGAGATCTACGGGATTTATAGGACCGGGAGACGAGGTCATGCAGCACTGGCTTGCCCGCATACGGAACAGGGCCGAGGCTCTGGCCTCAAGGCCCGACATCATAACGGAGGATTTCTACAAGCGTTCCGTATCAATGAGCATGAAGCTGGACCCCAAAGGCAGGTACCGCCTAGCGAAGCGCCATATATCAAAGGACTGCTTCTACAGGAGAAACAAGAGATTTGATGTAGTAGCGTTTCCCGACGGCGACAGCCTCGTGCGTTCCGGGCTCCCGCTTGACCGGATGTTCTTCTCCGCAGGCGACGTCAAGGGCGGGGTGAAAAAGTCGGCTGCAATAGGCATTGCATCGGACGACTATGATGAATATTTTGAATTTATGCCGCACGCCACAGATATTGACTTTCTCGCAGAGGCCCTCTTTATACCCTCTGTTACCTCTTTGGACAGTTTTAAGGACTATATTTCGGACATGATCATGTCAGGCATCAGAAGATCGCCTGAGATGTCCCAGTGGCTGTGGGAGGCCGCTTCGTCCTCAATCATCAGGGCACTTGCGGGATGCGCGTTCAGGCTCTGGGACTCTGAGATCAGATCCGCGGGAAAAGATCCGGAGCTGCCGAAGCTCACCCCGATATTTGCCTCCCTTGCGTTTGATTTCGGACGGGAACTCCTGGGCGAAAAGAATTCGGGATTCTTTACCGATTTCCGTTCAGCCAGTATGACACCGGACGAGAGAGGGTGCCTTAAAGATTATACGGAAAGGTTCCCGGAAGGACCGAGAAAGGTCCTTGGGGCCTTCATAAAGGAGGCCGTACGGGAGCTGAACACCATGATATGCAGAAACGGCGGCAGAAATACCGCCCTGTACATGGCCGGAAGCGCCGATACAATAATGCTGAGGACGGGATATACAGGCAGCATGGACCACTTTATCCCCTGGATCGTGCGGACTGCCTCCATGTTCCCGGATACCATAATATATGCGCTCGCCCTTGAACGCTGGACCAAATTCCAGCTTGGATCTTTTGAGAGGGCCGTCTCGGAATGCAGTTCGGGTACCCTTGTCATCTGGACATCGGCCCAGGAGTCCGCTGTTCCGGCATTTCTGCTCGGAAATGACGTTGCGACCAGAGATGCCTATGAGGAGAGCGGCTTCTGCTTCCGTTCGGCAGCTCCGGAACCCCCTTCGACCTATTTTAAAAGCATAGGGGTCACCGTTCCTGCCTCTGGCAGGCTTGACAGCGGAGACGGCAAAAACATGCTTTATGAAATAGGCTTTGTGTCAAAGGAGCTCGGCGAGTGCATCGCGCGCGAAAGACGCGATCCGTTCGGAGGGACGCAGGTGAATATCCCGAAAGAGGATATGCCAGTGCTCTCCCCGTACATGACGCTGCCGGAGGACACCATAGAGAAGGCAAGGTACAGGGCGCTCAAGGCGCTCCGGTATGATCCGGAAGACATAAGCAAGGCCATACTTATTTCAGATGCCGTGCCTGATTTTTACGGCTGGATATCCGATGCCATGGAAGACCGCGCAAAGGTGCCGAAACTGGACTACGAGAAACTTAAAAAGAAACGAAAGGAACGAGGGGGTAAAGACAACTCCTAACAGAATCCAGAGCATATCTATTTAATCAAAAGCGCTTGATATATAGATGTCATGTGCTTGGTAAGAGAAAGGCATACTAATGGTAAACACTGCATCGCGCTTCGAATTATAAAAAGGCTTGAAAATATTAAATTTAAACTTATTGTGCGAATTATCAGAAAAAGGCAAAAATTCGCCCAAACGAAACAGAGTGAACAGTTTCACTAATAGGTTAAAGTGAAATT of Synergistaceae bacterium DZ-S4 contains these proteins:
- a CDS encoding metallophosphoesterase; this translates as MRLIITGDTHGDPVKRFRAVMDSIKANEDTEYTFTKNDLMAVVGDFGVIWGPDTPKQGRIENRILDELEAMPFTTVFIDGNHENFDRLRAFPEEERFGGKVGVLRSSVLHLKQRGHVYDFGGMKTWCFGGGISIDKILRREGTSWWAAEEPSKEEYEYGISQLEANGWRVDMVLTHAAPTRALDSLDLKPLLTKDLGYEPNLYDPLSPYFEQVTERLDFDRWSFGHYHKDDPELSPIEDFISAPDGHKSYSALYSMALVYEIFDQTVFPENDLKIA